Proteins from a genomic interval of Lycium ferocissimum isolate CSIRO_LF1 unplaced genomic scaffold, AGI_CSIRO_Lferr_CH_V1 ctg210, whole genome shotgun sequence:
- the LOC132043095 gene encoding probable polygalacturonase codes for MVETRWIPSLFFNHKTLLTAFLIAFIFSVILWQRDVATTGILIFRRDFPVRQMPKLRQTAFNLTEFGGVGDGVTLNTLAFERAVLAISKLGKKGGGQLNVPPGYWLTAPFNLTSHMTLFLAEGAVILGIDDQKYWPLMPPLPSYGYGREHKGPRYGSLIHGQNLRDVVITGHNGTINGQGQTWWKKYRQRLFNNTRGPLVQIMWSSDIVISNITLRDSPFWTLHPYDCKNVTIKNVTILAPIFDAPNTDGIDPDSCEDMLIEDCYISVGDDGIAIKSGWDQFGISYGRPSTNIVIRNLVVRSLVSAGISIGSEMSGGVSNVTVENVHVWNSRRAVRIKTAAGRGGYVRNIAYRNLTFENVRVGIVIKTDYNEHPDGEFDPKAVPVLEDISYVSVHGEGVRVPVRIHGNSEIPVRNVTFRDMSIGITYKKKHIFQCSHVQGRVIGTVFPAPCENLDLYDEQGHLIRRSDSQNASDIDYDF; via the exons ATGGTTGAAACTAGATGGATCCCATCACTATTCTTTAATCACAAAACTCTTTTAACTGCTTTCTTGATCGCCTTTATATTTTCCGTTATATTATGGCAAAGGGATGTTGCTACCACCGGAATCTTGATTTTCCGGCGAGATTTTCCGGTGAGGCAAATGCCTAAACTCAGGCAAACGGCGTTTAACTTAACGGAGTTTGGTGGTGTTGGTGACGGCGTTACATTGAATACATTAGCGTTTGAAAGGGCAGTTCTGGCAATTTCAAAGCTTGGTAAGAAAGGTGGTGGACAGCTTAATGTGCCACCTGGATATTGGTTAACGGCACCGTTTAATCTTACTAGTCATATGACACTTTTCCTTGCTGAAGGTGCTGTTATATTGGGTATTGAT GATCAGAAGTACTGGCCTCTCATGCCTCCCTTGCCTTCATATGGATATGGTAGAGAGCATAAAGGACCACGCTATGGAAGTTTAATCCATGGCCAGAACCTCAGAGATGTTGTAATCACAG GGCATAATGGTACCATTAATGGGCAGGGTCAaacatggtggaagaagtacagGCAGAGACTTTTTAACAATACCAGAGGGCCGCTTGTCCAGATTATGTGGTCTAGTGACATAGTGATCTCTAATATAACATTGCGTGATTCTCCCTTTTGGACGCTTCATCCATATGACTGCAAGAATGTAACAATTAAGAATGTCACAATTCTGGCACCCATCTTTGACGCTCCGAATACTGATGGCATAGATCCAG ATTCATGTGAAGATATGTTGATCGAGGACTGTTACATCAGTGTTGGTGATGATGGCATTGCAATAAAGAGTGGTTGGGATCAGTTTGGAATTTCTTATGGACGGCCTTCAACAAATATAGTCATCCGAAATCTTGTAGTTCGTTCACTGGTCAG TGCTGGGATATCGATAGGAAGTGAGATGTCTGGTGGGGTGTCAAATGTCACTGTGGAAAACGTCCATGTCTGGAACTCAAGGCGTGCTGTTCGCATCAAAACAGCAGCTGGTAGAGGAGGATACGTACGAAACATAGCATACAGGAACTTGACATTTGAAAATGTTAGGGTGGGGATCGTCATCAAGACAGATTACAACGAACATCCTGATGGCGAATTTGATCCCAAAGCCGTACCAGTACTAGAGGACATAAGCTACGTGTCAGTCCATGGTGAGGGAGTTCGTGTGCCCGTTCGTATCCACGGAAATTCTGAAATTCCAGTGAGAAATGTAACTTTCAGAGATATGTCTATTGGGATAACATACAAGAAGAAACACATATTCCAGTGTTCTCACGTTCAAGGTCGTGTAATAGGTACTGTCTTCCCTGCCCCTTGTGAGAACCTTGACCTATATGACGAGCAAGGGCATCTGATCCGACGTTCTGACTCTCAGAATGCATCGGACATAGATTACGACTTCTGA